Proteins co-encoded in one Streptomyces sp. NBC_01283 genomic window:
- a CDS encoding DivIVA domain-containing protein: MVLFLFLVIALVVVVGAVTLAVVGGGERAALPDVAAERFVDPLPPDRALRRADVEALRFPLTVRGYRMMDVDEALGRLAAELAERDAHIAELEAALAGAQATAVGGPGLLKTHAPAALQGETAPRDTTEEAEGAEEEGGR, translated from the coding sequence ATGGTCTTGTTCTTGTTCCTGGTCATCGCCCTCGTCGTGGTGGTCGGCGCGGTGACCCTGGCCGTGGTGGGCGGAGGGGAGCGCGCCGCGCTGCCCGACGTCGCGGCGGAGCGGTTCGTCGACCCGCTGCCGCCGGACCGTGCCCTGCGCCGCGCGGACGTGGAGGCGCTGCGCTTCCCGCTGACCGTGCGGGGCTATCGCATGATGGACGTGGACGAGGCCCTCGGCCGCCTCGCCGCCGAACTGGCCGAGCGGGACGCCCACATCGCGGAGCTGGAGGCGGCACTCGCCGGCGCCCAGGCCACCGCGGTCGGCGGTCCCGGCCTCCTGAAGACGCACGCCCCGGCCGCGCTCCAGGGCGAGACGGCCCCGAGGGACACAACCGAAGAGGCTGAAGGGGCCGAAGAGGAGGGCGGGCGATGA
- a CDS encoding ATP-binding protein has product MSLPLTRRIARAALLIAAGAAPVVGAAGSASAAELPATPDLGGVTALDSAGLGNTVDGAAQNTTGLAGETGSKAVKKGVPTAGKVVGSGAKTTTPVAQKAAGDLAGNAGDVVGETAGTATKDGLPTDAVGEGLPTDAVTKGGLPTDQLPVKSLPLG; this is encoded by the coding sequence ATGTCCCTCCCCCTGACCCGCCGGATCGCCCGCGCCGCGCTGCTCATCGCAGCGGGGGCGGCTCCCGTGGTCGGTGCGGCCGGCTCCGCAAGCGCCGCCGAGCTTCCGGCCACCCCCGACCTGGGCGGTGTGACCGCCCTGGACAGTGCCGGTCTGGGCAACACCGTCGACGGCGCGGCTCAGAACACCACCGGTCTCGCGGGTGAGACCGGCAGCAAGGCCGTGAAGAAGGGCGTCCCGACCGCGGGCAAGGTCGTCGGATCGGGCGCCAAGACCACGACTCCCGTCGCGCAGAAGGCCGCGGGCGACCTCGCGGGCAACGCCGGTGACGTGGTCGGCGAGACCGCGGGCACGGCCACCAAGGACGGCCTGCCGACCGACGCCGTCGGCGAGGGCCTGCCGACGGACGCGGTCACCAAGGGCGGCCTGCCCACCGACCAGCTGCCGGTCAAGAGCCTGCCGCTCGGCTGA
- a CDS encoding TIGR00730 family Rossman fold protein, whose product MGSPEGQCPPEEQHLGPVVRRREQITPGTTDQRLLDTDAEGESEWVHTDPWRVMRIQSEFVEGFGALAELPSAISVFGSARTPVGSPEYEAGVQIGKALVDAGFAVITGGGPGAMEAANRGAREAKGVSVGLGIELPFEQGLNEHVDIGVNFRYFFVRKTMFVKYAQGFVVLPGGLGTLDELFEALTLVQTRKVTRFPIVLFGSAYWGGLVDWLRDTVVAGGKASEHDLHLFHITDDVDEAVTLVTKEVGR is encoded by the coding sequence ATGGGTAGTCCAGAAGGGCAGTGCCCGCCGGAGGAGCAGCACTTGGGGCCTGTGGTGCGGCGGCGTGAGCAGATCACCCCCGGCACGACGGACCAGCGGCTCCTCGACACCGATGCCGAAGGCGAGTCGGAGTGGGTGCACACCGACCCCTGGCGGGTCATGCGCATCCAGTCGGAGTTCGTGGAGGGCTTCGGCGCGCTCGCCGAACTCCCCAGCGCCATCAGCGTCTTCGGATCGGCACGCACACCGGTCGGCTCGCCCGAGTACGAGGCGGGCGTCCAGATCGGCAAGGCGCTGGTCGACGCGGGCTTCGCCGTGATCACCGGGGGCGGCCCCGGCGCCATGGAGGCGGCCAACAGGGGCGCCCGCGAGGCCAAGGGCGTCTCCGTGGGCCTCGGCATCGAGCTGCCCTTCGAGCAGGGCCTGAACGAGCACGTCGACATCGGCGTGAACTTCCGCTACTTCTTCGTGCGGAAGACCATGTTCGTGAAGTACGCGCAGGGCTTCGTGGTCCTGCCCGGCGGCCTCGGCACCCTGGACGAGCTCTTCGAGGCCCTCACCCTCGTCCAGACCCGCAAGGTGACCCGCTTCCCGATCGTCCTCTTCGGCTCCGCGTACTGGGGTGGACTCGTCGACTGGCTGCGCGACACGGTGGTGGCGGGCGGCAAGGCCTCGGAACACGACCTGCACCTCTTCCACATCACGGACGACGTGGACGAGGCGGTCACGCTGGTCACCAAGGAAGTCGGCCGCTAG
- a CDS encoding enoyl-CoA hydratase/isomerase family protein, translated as MADTVLYEVSDGLATITLNRPEAMNAMNVEAKVALRDAVQSAESDPAVRAVLLTATGRAFCVGQDLKEHVGSLMADRAAGTGQTMSTVREHYNPVLRALTGMAKPVVAGVNGVAAGAGLGFALAADYRIVADTARFNTSFAGVALTADSGVSWTLQRVIGPGRASDLLLFPRNIGAQEAYDLGIANKVVPEAELAAEAEKLARILAEGPTLAYGALKESLAYAAGHTLEESLEKEDELQAKAGASEDHAIAVQAFLDKAKPKYLGR; from the coding sequence ATGGCCGACACCGTGCTCTACGAGGTGAGCGACGGTCTCGCGACCATCACGCTCAACCGCCCCGAGGCGATGAACGCGATGAACGTCGAGGCCAAGGTCGCGCTGCGGGATGCGGTGCAGTCGGCCGAGTCGGACCCCGCGGTCCGTGCCGTACTGCTCACCGCGACCGGGCGCGCCTTCTGTGTGGGACAGGACCTGAAAGAACACGTCGGTTCCCTCATGGCGGACCGCGCGGCGGGCACCGGACAGACGATGAGCACGGTCCGGGAGCACTACAACCCCGTGCTGCGCGCGCTGACCGGGATGGCCAAGCCGGTCGTCGCGGGCGTCAACGGCGTCGCGGCCGGGGCGGGCCTGGGCTTCGCGCTCGCCGCCGACTACCGGATCGTCGCGGACACCGCGCGTTTCAACACGTCCTTCGCCGGGGTCGCGCTGACCGCCGACTCGGGCGTCTCCTGGACGCTGCAGCGCGTGATCGGGCCCGGCCGCGCGAGCGACCTGCTGCTGTTCCCGCGCAACATCGGCGCACAGGAGGCGTACGACCTGGGCATCGCCAACAAGGTCGTCCCCGAGGCCGAGTTGGCGGCCGAGGCCGAGAAGCTGGCCCGCATCCTGGCCGAGGGCCCGACCCTCGCCTACGGGGCCCTCAAGGAGTCGCTCGCCTACGCGGCGGGCCACACCCTGGAGGAGTCCCTGGAGAAGGAGGACGAGCTCCAGGCGAAGGCGGGCGCGTCCGAGGACCACGCGATCGCCGTCCAGGCGTTCCTGGACAAGGCGAAGCCCAAGTACCTCGGCCGGTAG
- the folP gene encoding dihydropteroate synthase codes for MLRLGRREFDAHEPVIMAIVNRTPDSFYDQGATFRDEPALARVEQAVSEGAAIIDIGGVKAGPGEEVTAEEETRRTVGFVAEVRKRFPDVVISVDTWRHDVGEAVCEAGADVLNDAWGGVDPRLAEVAARYGVGLVCTHAGGAEPRTRPHRRAYEDVMADILSVTLGLAERAVALGVPRESVMIDPGHDFGKNTRHSLEATRRLGEMVETGWPVLVSLSNKDFVGETLDKPVKERVVGTLATTAVSAWLGAQVYRVHEVAETRQVLDMVATIAGHREPAVARRGLA; via the coding sequence ATGCTCAGGCTTGGCAGGCGTGAATTCGACGCGCACGAGCCGGTGATCATGGCGATCGTGAACCGGACCCCTGACTCCTTCTACGACCAGGGCGCCACGTTCCGCGACGAGCCGGCGCTCGCCCGCGTGGAACAGGCGGTGTCCGAGGGCGCCGCCATCATCGACATCGGCGGGGTCAAGGCCGGCCCCGGCGAGGAGGTGACGGCCGAGGAGGAGACGCGGCGGACGGTCGGTTTCGTCGCCGAGGTGCGCAAGCGGTTCCCCGATGTCGTCATCAGCGTCGACACGTGGCGGCACGATGTCGGCGAGGCGGTCTGCGAGGCCGGTGCGGACGTCCTGAACGACGCGTGGGGCGGGGTCGACCCCCGGCTCGCCGAGGTGGCCGCGCGGTACGGCGTGGGCCTGGTGTGCACGCACGCGGGCGGCGCCGAGCCGCGGACCCGCCCCCACCGCCGCGCGTACGAGGACGTCATGGCCGACATCCTCTCGGTCACCCTCGGCCTCGCCGAGCGCGCGGTCGCACTCGGGGTGCCGCGGGAGTCCGTGATGATCGACCCCGGGCACGACTTCGGTAAGAACACGCGGCATTCGCTGGAGGCGACGCGGCGGCTCGGGGAGATGGTGGAGACCGGGTGGCCCGTGCTGGTGTCCCTGTCCAACAAGGACTTCGTCGGTGAGACGCTCGACAAGCCGGTCAAGGAGCGAGTCGTGGGCACGCTGGCCACGACCGCCGTCTCGGCGTGGCTGGGGGCGCAGGTGTACCGGGTGCACGAGGTCGCGGAGACCCGGCAGGTCCTCGACATGGTCGCTACCATCGCGGGGCACCGGGAGCCCGCCGTGGCCCGCAGGGGGCTCGCGTAG
- a CDS encoding DNA-3-methyladenine glycosylase I, with translation MSGDAVAGPDGRLRCPWGLSTEDYVAYHDEEWGRPVHGDDALYERLCLEAFQSGLSWITILRRREGFRAAFAGFKIAEVARFTDADRERLLADPGIIRNRAKVDATLANARVLADWSEGELDELIWSHAPDPASRKAPGVLADVPAITPESTALSKELKKRGIRFVGPTTAYALMQACGLVNDHLEDCVIRVPRGR, from the coding sequence ATGAGCGGCGACGCCGTGGCGGGTCCCGACGGCAGACTCCGCTGCCCGTGGGGCCTCTCGACCGAGGACTATGTGGCGTACCACGACGAGGAATGGGGCCGCCCGGTCCACGGGGACGACGCCCTGTACGAACGGCTCTGCCTGGAGGCCTTCCAGTCGGGTCTCTCTTGGATCACGATCCTGCGCCGCCGCGAGGGCTTTCGCGCCGCCTTCGCCGGTTTCAAGATCGCTGAGGTCGCGCGGTTCACGGACGCCGACCGGGAACGCCTCCTCGCCGATCCCGGCATCATCCGCAACCGCGCCAAGGTCGACGCGACCCTCGCCAACGCGCGCGTGCTCGCCGACTGGTCCGAGGGGGAGCTCGACGAACTCATCTGGTCGCACGCGCCGGACCCGGCATCCCGCAAGGCCCCGGGTGTGCTGGCCGACGTACCGGCGATCACGCCCGAGTCCACGGCCCTGTCCAAGGAGCTGAAGAAGCGCGGCATCCGATTCGTCGGCCCCACCACGGCCTACGCCCTGATGCAGGCCTGCGGTCTGGTGAACGACCACCTGGAGGACTGCGTGATCCGCGTCCCCCGGGGCCGCTAG
- the sigE gene encoding RNA polymerase sigma factor SigE: MVGAPLDTTRADRGGAAASADRGGALRRFLGLAGEPKSVTDTADRFHTASSAQTATFAADAESQAWTPPTWEEIVSTHSGRVYRLAYRLTGNQHDAEDLTQEVFVRVFRSLSTYTPGTFEGWLHRITTNLFLDMVRRKQRIRFDALGDDAAERLPSREPSPQQVFNDTHFDADVQQALDTLAPEFRAAVVLCDIEGLSYEEIAATLGVKLGTVRSRIHRGRSQLRKALQHRSPEARAERRSLAGAVAPGGGGATE, encoded by the coding sequence ATGGTAGGGGCTCCACTGGACACCACCAGAGCCGACAGGGGAGGTGCGGCTGCGTCCGCGGATCGGGGAGGAGCGCTGAGGCGCTTTCTCGGGTTGGCGGGTGAGCCGAAATCCGTGACCGACACCGCTGACCGATTCCACACCGCCAGTTCCGCTCAGACCGCGACCTTTGCCGCTGATGCGGAATCGCAGGCGTGGACTCCCCCCACCTGGGAGGAGATCGTCAGCACGCACAGCGGACGGGTCTATCGCCTGGCATACCGCCTGACCGGCAATCAGCACGACGCCGAGGACCTCACGCAAGAGGTCTTCGTCCGTGTCTTCCGGTCCCTGTCGACCTACACCCCCGGCACGTTCGAGGGCTGGCTGCACCGCATCACCACGAACCTGTTCCTGGACATGGTGCGCCGCAAGCAGCGCATCCGTTTCGACGCCCTCGGCGACGACGCGGCGGAGCGCCTCCCCAGCCGTGAGCCGTCGCCGCAGCAGGTCTTCAACGACACGCACTTCGACGCGGACGTGCAGCAGGCGCTCGACACCCTCGCTCCGGAGTTCCGCGCGGCCGTGGTCCTCTGCGACATCGAAGGTCTCTCGTACGAGGAGATCGCCGCGACCCTGGGCGTCAAGCTGGGCACGGTCCGCAGCCGTATCCACCGTGGCCGCTCGCAGTTGCGCAAGGCCCTTCAGCACCGGTCGCCCGAAGCCCGCGCCGAGCGCCGCTCGCTCGCAGGAGCCGTGGCGCCGGGAGGAGGGGGCGCGACCGAGTGA
- a CDS encoding bifunctional succinyldiaminopimelate transaminase/glutamate-prephenate aminotransferase, with amino-acid sequence MSVVSDRLPTFPWDKLEPYKATAAAHPGGIVDLSVGTPVDPVPELIQKALIAAADSPGYPTVWGTPELRDAITGWCERRLGARDVTHRNVLPIVGSKELVAWLPTQLGLGPGDVVAYPRLAYPTYEVGARLARAEYVAYDTETFAAAAAGTELDPTNLKLLWLNSPSNPTGRVLSKDELTRTVAWARQHGVLIVSDECYLELGWEAEPVSVLHPDVCGGSYEGLVAVHSLSKRSNLAGYRAAFVAGDADVLGDLLQIRKHGGMMTSAPTQAAVVAALGDDQHVHEQRERYAARREALRDALLKHGFRIEHSEASLYLWATRDESCWDTVGHLAELGILVAPGDFYGPAGDRFVRVALTATDERVAEAVARLA; translated from the coding sequence GTGTCCGTAGTCTCCGATCGCCTTCCCACCTTCCCCTGGGACAAGCTCGAGCCCTACAAGGCCACGGCGGCCGCCCACCCCGGCGGCATCGTCGACCTGTCGGTGGGCACCCCGGTCGACCCGGTCCCGGAGCTGATCCAGAAAGCGCTGATCGCGGCGGCGGACTCACCGGGCTACCCGACGGTCTGGGGCACCCCCGAGCTGCGCGACGCGATCACCGGCTGGTGCGAGCGGCGCCTCGGCGCGCGCGACGTCACGCACCGCAACGTGCTGCCGATCGTGGGCTCCAAGGAACTGGTGGCCTGGCTCCCGACGCAGCTGGGCCTGGGCCCGGGTGACGTCGTCGCCTACCCGCGGCTCGCCTACCCGACGTACGAGGTGGGCGCACGGCTGGCCCGCGCGGAGTACGTCGCGTACGACACGGAGACATTTGCGGCTGCCGCCGCGGGCACCGAGCTCGACCCGACCAACCTCAAGCTCCTGTGGCTCAACTCGCCCTCGAACCCCACCGGCCGCGTCCTGTCCAAGGACGAGCTGACCCGCACGGTCGCCTGGGCGCGCCAGCACGGCGTGCTGATCGTCAGCGACGAGTGCTACCTGGAGCTCGGCTGGGAGGCGGAGCCGGTCTCGGTGCTGCACCCGGACGTGTGCGGTGGTTCGTACGAGGGACTCGTGGCCGTCCACTCGCTCTCCAAGCGGTCGAACCTCGCGGGCTACCGCGCGGCGTTCGTCGCCGGTGACGCGGACGTCCTCGGCGACCTCCTCCAGATCCGCAAGCACGGGGGCATGATGACGTCCGCGCCGACGCAGGCGGCGGTCGTCGCGGCGCTCGGCGACGACCAGCACGTCCACGAGCAGCGCGAGCGGTACGCGGCCCGGCGCGAGGCCCTGCGCGACGCCCTCCTGAAGCACGGCTTCCGCATCGAGCACAGCGAGGCGAGCCTCTACCTCTGGGCGACCCGTGACGAGTCCTGCTGGGACACCGTCGGGCACCTCGCGGAGCTCGGCATCCTCGTGGCACCCGGCGACTTCTACGGCCCGGCGGGCGACCGCTTCGTCCGCGTGGCCCTGACCGCGACGGACGAGCGCGTGGCAGAGGCGGTCGCACGGCTCGCCTGA
- the fdxA gene encoding ferredoxin, whose product MTYVIAQPCVDVKDKACIEECPVDCIYEGSRSLYIHPDECVDCGACEPVCPVEAIFYEDDTPEEWKDYYKANVEFFDELGSPGGASKLGLIERDHAFIAALPPQNQ is encoded by the coding sequence GTGACCTACGTCATCGCGCAGCCTTGTGTCGACGTCAAGGACAAGGCGTGCATCGAGGAGTGCCCGGTCGACTGCATTTACGAGGGCTCCCGGTCCTTGTACATCCACCCGGACGAATGCGTCGACTGCGGAGCCTGTGAACCGGTATGCCCGGTCGAGGCGATCTTCTACGAGGACGACACTCCTGAAGAGTGGAAGGACTACTACAAGGCGAACGTCGAGTTCTTCGACGAGCTCGGATCGCCCGGTGGTGCCAGCAAGCTCGGCCTGATCGAGCGCGACCACGCCTTCATCGCCGCATTGCCGCCGCAGAACCAGTAA
- the dapE gene encoding succinyl-diaminopimelate desuccinylase — MAQTSPDASLDLTLDAAALTAQLVDFPSPSGQEKALADAIETALRGLPHLTVDRHGNNVVARTNLGRAERVILAGHIDTVPIADNVPSRLDEDGILWGCGTCDMKSGVAVQLRIAQTVTEPNRDLTFVFYDNEEVAAHLNGLGHVAEAHPDWLAGDFAVLLEPTDNQVEGGCQGTLRVFLKTKGTRAHSARAWMGSNAIHKAAPILAKLAAYEPRKPVVDGLRFHEGLNAVRVEGGVATNVIPDECTVVVNFRYAPDRTEDEALAFVRDYFADCEIDEFIVDDHTGAARPGLDHPAAAAFMAAVGGEAHPKFGWTDVSRFSALGVPAVNYSPGNPLLAHKIDERVLASLIPEAEERLSAWLTS, encoded by the coding sequence ATGGCTCAGACCTCACCCGACGCATCGCTCGACCTCACGCTCGACGCTGCCGCGCTCACCGCCCAGCTGGTCGATTTCCCGTCGCCGAGCGGCCAGGAGAAGGCCCTCGCGGACGCGATCGAGACGGCCCTGCGCGGCCTGCCGCACCTCACGGTCGACCGGCACGGCAACAACGTCGTGGCGCGCACGAACCTGGGCAGGGCCGAGCGCGTGATCCTCGCCGGGCACATCGACACCGTCCCGATCGCGGACAACGTGCCCTCGCGCCTCGACGAGGACGGCATCCTGTGGGGCTGCGGGACCTGCGACATGAAGTCGGGCGTCGCCGTCCAGCTGCGCATCGCGCAGACGGTGACCGAGCCCAACCGCGACCTCACCTTCGTCTTCTACGACAACGAAGAGGTCGCCGCCCACCTGAACGGCCTGGGCCATGTCGCCGAAGCCCACCCCGACTGGCTCGCGGGCGACTTCGCGGTCCTCCTGGAGCCGACGGACAACCAGGTCGAGGGCGGCTGCCAGGGCACGCTGCGGGTCTTCCTGAAGACGAAGGGCACGCGTGCGCACTCCGCGCGCGCGTGGATGGGCTCGAACGCCATCCACAAGGCCGCGCCGATCCTGGCGAAGCTCGCCGCGTACGAGCCGCGCAAGCCGGTCGTCGACGGCCTGCGGTTCCACGAGGGCCTCAACGCCGTACGCGTCGAGGGCGGTGTCGCCACCAACGTCATCCCCGACGAGTGCACGGTCGTCGTGAACTTCCGCTACGCCCCGGACCGCACCGAGGACGAGGCGCTCGCCTTCGTGCGCGACTACTTCGCCGACTGCGAGATCGACGAGTTCATCGTCGACGACCACACGGGCGCCGCGCGCCCCGGCCTCGACCACCCGGCCGCCGCGGCCTTCATGGCCGCCGTCGGCGGCGAGGCACACCCCAAGTTCGGCTGGACGGACGTCTCCCGCTTCAGTGCGCTCGGCGTGCCCGCGGTGAACTACAGCCCGGGCAACCCGCTGCTCGCCCACAAGATCGACGAGCGGGTGCTCGCCTCACTGATCCCGGAGGCCGAGGAGCGGCTGAGTGCCTGGCTGACATCCTGA
- a CDS encoding GNAT family N-acetyltransferase has translation MEFTAGGRLEVHITPTDVGKRVSVRRLYEGTGTDGKFTDTVGVLTSWNDGVVLITRRDGERVRIEESALVAGKVVPAAPARRRGPAASYAELARVAARAWQPVESEPLGEWELRAAAGFTRRANSVLPTGDPGRPLDDALDYVREWYAARELPAYIQTATGAAGTQEMLCAELAERGWEREVSAELHIGALAPLGDLEAPGAGVEQVRLARTLDEAWLRRYQRSGVPGPHVYKVLAGGPSVWFASVPGASRDAGPAAIGRCVVDGRWAGFMAVEVDPAHRRQGLATAVMAALSRQALAEGASAAWLQVEDDNEGARALYGGLGFAAHHTYHHYRYPSAR, from the coding sequence GTGGAATTCACTGCGGGCGGACGGCTTGAGGTGCACATTACCCCTACTGACGTGGGCAAACGGGTCTCCGTGCGGCGCCTGTACGAAGGGACTGGTACGGACGGCAAGTTCACCGACACGGTGGGTGTTCTCACATCGTGGAATGACGGTGTGGTACTGATCACACGGCGCGACGGTGAGCGTGTCCGGATCGAGGAGTCCGCCCTGGTCGCGGGCAAGGTCGTCCCCGCCGCCCCGGCCCGCAGGCGCGGCCCGGCCGCCTCGTACGCCGAACTGGCGCGGGTGGCCGCGCGCGCCTGGCAGCCCGTCGAGAGCGAGCCGCTCGGCGAGTGGGAGCTGCGGGCGGCGGCCGGATTCACCCGGCGGGCCAACTCGGTGCTTCCGACGGGCGATCCGGGACGGCCGCTGGACGACGCCCTGGACTACGTGCGCGAGTGGTACGCGGCGCGGGAGCTGCCCGCGTACATCCAGACCGCGACGGGGGCCGCGGGCACCCAGGAGATGCTCTGTGCGGAGCTGGCGGAGCGGGGCTGGGAGCGCGAGGTGAGCGCGGAGCTCCACATCGGCGCCCTCGCGCCCCTCGGCGATCTGGAAGCGCCCGGAGCAGGGGTGGAGCAGGTGCGTCTCGCGCGCACCCTCGACGAGGCGTGGCTGCGGCGGTACCAACGATCCGGAGTACCTGGACCCCATGTGTACAAGGTGCTGGCGGGCGGCCCGTCGGTGTGGTTCGCTTCCGTGCCCGGGGCCTCTCGGGACGCGGGGCCCGCGGCGATCGGGCGGTGCGTCGTGGACGGGCGCTGGGCGGGATTCATGGCGGTCGAGGTGGATCCGGCGCACCGCAGGCAGGGACTGGCGACCGCGGTGATGGCCGCGCTGTCCCGGCAGGCGCTCGCCGAAGGCGCTTCGGCGGCCTGGCTGCAGGTCGAGGACGACAACGAGGGTGCGCGAGCGCTGTACGGCGGTCTTGGCTTCGCCGCGCACCACACGTACCACCACTATCGATACCCGTCGGCTCGGTGA
- a CDS encoding heavy metal transporter, whose protein sequence is MPEPPTLVRRGRLLRIGAAVAVLLALVAYVVVQYVFGGKAAPRCQVVSGNGDGASYEFGAEQAQNAATVAAVGTSRGMPERAITIALATALQESGLRNISHGDRDSLGLFQQRPSQGWGNEKQIMDPAYSAARFYAHLKDVPGYSRLPLTVAAQRVQRSGYPQAYAKHEPDAALLAAALTGRAPATLTCEARTADEPGDPAKVRAALVRDFGRGVAPESARGSTLTVPVSATAGTAEGGSGQRGWELAHWAVAQAATLGIERVSYGGREWSATDSGQEWRKPGKSGKGEPRAGAGTGTDEVRIVVGQ, encoded by the coding sequence GTGCCTGAGCCCCCCACCCTCGTCCGGCGCGGCCGCCTCCTGCGCATCGGGGCCGCCGTGGCGGTCCTCCTCGCGCTCGTGGCCTATGTGGTCGTCCAGTACGTCTTTGGAGGCAAGGCCGCTCCACGCTGCCAGGTGGTCTCGGGCAACGGCGACGGGGCGTCGTACGAGTTCGGTGCCGAGCAGGCGCAGAACGCGGCGACGGTGGCCGCGGTGGGCACCTCCCGCGGCATGCCGGAGCGTGCGATCACGATCGCCCTGGCGACGGCCCTGCAGGAGTCGGGGCTGCGCAACATCAGCCATGGCGACCGGGACTCGCTCGGCCTCTTCCAGCAGCGGCCCTCACAGGGCTGGGGCAACGAGAAGCAGATCATGGATCCCGCGTACTCGGCGGCGCGTTTCTACGCCCATCTCAAGGACGTCCCGGGCTACTCACGGCTGCCTCTGACCGTCGCCGCGCAGCGCGTGCAGCGCAGCGGCTACCCCCAGGCGTACGCGAAGCACGAGCCGGACGCCGCGCTGCTCGCCGCCGCGCTGACGGGCCGCGCCCCCGCCACCCTCACCTGCGAGGCCCGCACGGCCGACGAGCCGGGCGACCCGGCGAAGGTGCGGGCCGCCCTGGTCCGCGACTTCGGCCGCGGTGTGGCGCCGGAGAGCGCTCGCGGCAGCACGCTCACCGTGCCGGTGAGCGCCACGGCGGGCACCGCGGAGGGCGGTTCCGGGCAGCGGGGCTGGGAGCTCGCGCACTGGGCGGTGGCCCAGGCGGCCACGCTCGGCATCGAGCGCGTCTCGTACGGCGGCCGGGAGTGGAGCGCCACGGATTCCGGGCAGGAGTGGCGCAAGCCGGGCAAGTCAGGCAAGGGCGAGCCGCGCGCGGGCGCCGGGACCGGCACGGACGAGGTCCGAATTGTCGTTGGGCAGTAG
- a CDS encoding O-methyltransferase has translation MCGFPPPTDTVTARHPRGQERAITGNRQTSWAFADAFVAEDEATRWARDRAQDAGLPSVSPGTGAALRILAATADAKAVAEIGTGTGVSGLHLLHGMRPDGVLTTVDPEPDRQQFAREAFRAAGFAGNRARFIPGRALDVLPRLADGGYDLVFCDGDRTEYLDYLAESLRLLRPGGLVCFEGAFSDGRTVDSGPQPAEVLRIRELLRTVRESQDLMPALLPVGDGLLCAVKR, from the coding sequence ATCTGCGGGTTCCCACCCCCAACGGATACAGTCACGGCCAGGCATCCACGGGGACAGGAGAGGGCCATTACCGGCAACCGGCAGACGAGCTGGGCGTTCGCCGACGCCTTTGTCGCCGAGGACGAGGCCACACGCTGGGCCCGTGACCGGGCCCAGGACGCGGGCCTGCCCTCGGTGTCTCCCGGTACCGGCGCCGCGCTGCGCATACTGGCCGCCACCGCGGACGCCAAGGCCGTCGCCGAGATCGGCACGGGCACGGGCGTGTCCGGGCTCCACCTGCTGCACGGGATGCGGCCCGACGGCGTCCTGACCACCGTCGACCCCGAGCCCGACCGCCAGCAGTTCGCCCGGGAGGCCTTCCGCGCCGCCGGGTTCGCGGGCAATCGCGCGCGGTTCATCCCCGGCCGCGCACTCGACGTACTGCCGCGCCTCGCGGACGGCGGCTACGACCTCGTGTTCTGTGACGGCGACCGCACGGAGTACCTGGACTACCTCGCTGAATCGTTGCGCCTGCTGCGGCCCGGCGGGCTCGTCTGCTTCGAGGGCGCCTTCTCCGACGGCCGCACGGTGGACTCCGGTCCGCAGCCCGCCGAGGTGCTGCGCATCCGCGAGCTCCTGCGCACCGTGCGCGAGAGCCAGGACCTGATGCCGGCGCTGCTCCCGGTGGGCGACGGCCTGCTCTGCGCCGTCAAGCGCTGA
- a CDS encoding DUF3117 domain-containing protein has protein sequence MAAMKPRTGDGPLEVTKEGRGIVMRVPLEGGGRLVVELTPDEADALGDALKKVVG, from the coding sequence ATGGCGGCCATGAAGCCGCGGACGGGCGACGGCCCGCTCGAGGTGACCAAGGAGGGGCGGGGCATCGTCATGCGCGTTCCGCTCGAAGGCGGCGGACGACTTGTCGTCGAACTGACTCCGGACGAAGCCGATGCACTCGGCGACGCCCTGAAGAAGGTCGTCGGCTGA